Genomic window (Streptomyces cadmiisoli):
GCCACCGTCACGTCCGTGGCGCTCAGTTCATGACCACGGGGGCGGGTGGGCGCGGAGCTCTCTTCACCAGCTGTCACGGAGGAAGGTTAGCCTAGCCTTACCCCCGCTCGGGAAGGGGGTGATGCCGAATCGTGTCATTCGGGATCTTGCGGCGATCCCGTCTCCATCATCCGCCGCAGCAGGTCCCGCAGTGTCAGCCGCTCCTCCTTGCTCAGCCCCGCCAGCGGCTCGCGCGCGAAACGCAGCGACTCCCGCATGCTCCGCGCCACGCGGCGGCCCTCGTCCGTCGCCGCCGCCAGCTTCACCCGGCGGTCGCCCGGGTCGGGGCGGCGCTCGGCGAGGCCCCGGCTCTCCAGCCGGTCCACGATGCCCGTGACGTTCGAGGGCTCGCACTTCAGCTTGTGGGCGAGCTTGCGCATCGGCAGCGGTTCCAGTGACAGCAGGCTGAGCAGCTTGGCCTGCGCGCCGGTCAGCCGGTGCTCGCCGGCGGCCTCCTCGAACTCCTCGTGGTACAGGGCCACGACCGAGCCGATCAGGTCGACGACCTCCAGGGTCAGTTCGTCGGGACGGGTGGTGTCAGGGCTGGCCATGCACTCCAGCGTACCCGGTTACTTGACAGTCTGAAATATTCAAGAGCATTGTTGTTTCAGACACTGAAGCATTTTCGCCGCGCACCTCCGCCGCGCGGCCCGCAGGAAGGGCGCCCCATGAGCGACACCCCCGCACTCCCCGCCGTCAGCCGCGAGTGGCATCTGGTCAGCCGCCCGGTCGGCTGGCCGAAGCCCGAGGACTTCGCGCTGGTCGAGACCCCGATGCCGACACCCGGCGAGGGCCGGCTGCTGGTGCGGAATCTGTACCTCTCCGTGGACCCCTACATGCGCGGCCGAATGAGTGCCGCGAAGTCCTACGTCGCCCCGTTCGAGCTGGGCAAGGTCATGCAGGGCGGCGCGGTCGGCGAGGTCGTCGCCTCCGACGCGGAGGGCTTCGCCGTCGGCGACCACGTCCTGCACTTCTTCGGCTGGCGGGAGTACGCCGTCGTGGACGCGCAGAGCGCCGTCAAGGTCGACGCCGGGGCCGCGCCGTTGTCGACGTATCTCGGCGTCCTCGGCATGACCGGACTGACCGCGTACGCCGGTCTGCTGCGCACGGCCGCCTTCAAGGAGGGCGACGTGGTCTTCGTCTCCGGGGCGGCGGGTGCCGTGGGCAGCCAGGTGGGCCAGATCGCCCGGCTCAAGGGCGCCTCGCGGGTCATCGGCTCGGCCGGCTCCGACGAGAAGGTCAAGCTCCTGGTCGAGGAGTACGGCTTCGACGCCGCGTTCAACTACAAGAACGGCCCGGTGGCGGAGCAGTTGCGCGCCGCCGCCCCCGACGGCGTCGACGTGTACTTCGACAACGTCGGCGGCGACCACCTGGAGGCCGCGATCGGCTCCCTGAACCGGGGCGGCCGGATCGCCGTCTGCGGCATGATCTCGGTCTACAACAACACCGAGCCCGCCCCCGGCCCGAGGAACCTGGCCCGTCTCATCCAGACCCGCGGCCGTATCGAGGGCTTCCTGGTCGGCGATCACTACGACCTGCAGCCGCTGTTCGTGCAGGAGGTCGGTCCCTGGGTCGCCTCGGGAGCCCTGAAGTACCGGGAGACCGTCGTCGAGGGCATCGAGAACAACCTGGAGGCCTTCCTCGGCGTCCTGCGCGGCGACAACACCGGGAAGATGATCGTCAAGCTCTGAGCCGCACGCGGCCGGTGACGGCGGCGGCCCTCGCGGTCGCCGCGACCCCTTCCCGGGCGTTTCCGCCCTGCGGTAACTTCTTTTCGAAACCGTTGCGATCGTGGGCGCGAGTCGCGACGGTACCGAGGAGGAAGACCACCGTCATGCCCATCCAGCAGTCGGACGTCCTGTACACCGCAGTGGCCACCGCCGAGAACGGCCGCGACGGGCGCGTCGCCACCGACGACGGCAGGCTCGACGTCGTCGTCAACCCGCCCGAGGAGATGGGCGGCTCCGGCACCGGCACCAACCCGGAGCAGCTGTTCGCCGCCGGCTACAGCGCCTGCTTCCAGGGCGCCCTCGGCGTCGTCGCCCGCCGGGCCGGCGCCGACGTGACCGGCTCGACCGTCACCGCGAAGGTCGGGATCGGCAAGAACGCCGACGGGTTCGGGATCGTCGTCGAGATCTCGGCGCACATCCCGAAGGCCGACGCGGCCACCGCGCAGGCGCTCGTCGAGCAGGCCCACCAGGTCTGCCCCTACTCGAAGGCGACCCGCGGCGACATCACCGTGACGCTCGCCTGACGGCACTCGTTGCGTACGGCGAAGGCCGCACCCCTGGACGTGGGGTGCGGCCTTCGCCCGGGTCAGAGTGCCGCGCCGTGCACCGCGCGCACGAACCGCTCGTTCTCCGGCGCCGCCCCGCCCGGGAAGGCGCACCGGCGCCGCGTGTAGCCGTACGCCAGGCCGCTGCGCGGATCGGCGAAGGCCTGCGAGCCGCCCGCGCCGCTGTGCCCGAAGGCCCCGGCACCCAGACACGGGTACCAGCTCTCGGCCGTCGCCTGGAAGCCGAGCCCGAACGTCTTGTGGGCGCGGGCCACCAGGTCGTGGCCGACCGAGTGGATCTGCCCCACCTCGGCGACCGTGTCCGGCTTCAGCAGCGGCGGCCGGCCGTCCACCTCGCTGATCGCCGCGGCGTACAGCCCGGCGAGACCGCGCGCCGCGGCCACCCCGCCCGCCGACGCGGGACCCTTGGCGCGCACGGTCCGGGAGTTGGCGTGGTCCTCCAGCTCACCCGCGCCGGGCACATGCGTGTTGAACGCGATCGAGGCGAGCGAGTGCGGTCCGGGCCGCGCGGCGTCCAGCACCGCCCGCTGCTGCGGCGTCGGCGCCATGGGCTGCACGGACCGGAAACGCGGCTCCTCCGAGGCCGGCAGGCCCAGGTGGAAGGCCAGTCCGTAGGGGGCCCGCACCCGCTCCTCGTACACCTCCTGGAGGGTGCGGCCGGTGGCCCGCCGGACGACCTCGCCGGCGAGCGCCCCGATGACCAGCGCGTGGTAGCCGAAGGCCGTGCCGGGCCGCCAGAACGGCCGCTGGTCCGCGAGCCGCTCGGCGATCATCCGGTCGTCCGCCAGCTCCTCCTCGGTGAACCCGGCGTCCAGACCGACCAGGCCCGCCCGGTGCGTGACCAGCTCGCGCAGCGTCAGCGCCCCCTTGCCCTCGGCGCCGAACTCCGGCCAGTAGTAGGTCACCTTGCGGTCCAGTTCGAGCGTGCCGTCCTGGACGAGGAGCGCCACGACGATGTGGGCGGCGCCCTTGGTGGACGAGAAGACGCCGTACAGCGTGTCGGCCGAGACGCCGTCCGGTCCCGCCCACAGGTCGACGACCCGCCGCCCGCCGACGTAGGCGCACAACTGCCCCTCGTAGTCGTGGCGCTCCGTCGCGACGAAGGCGGCGAACTCCGCGCGCACCTCCTCGAAACCGTCGGCGACGGTGCCGTGGATCTCCTGCGTCATCCGATCTCCTCTACCTCCTCGGCCGAACCGCTGCTCGCGAGTGCCGTGGTTTACATGGTCGCCATGGTGAACAATGCCCGACCGATCTGAGGGAATTCCCCCTTGGGGTGTGCCCGGAAGAGCGGTTCCGTACCGAAGAGCACCGCATGACGACCGCTGACGACCGAGGCGCGCCCGGCCGCGGCACCGGGTCCGCCGGTGCCGTCCGGCAGCGGACGCCAGTGCCCCGACACGAGCGGCTTCCCGGTCGCGTACGACTGATCCGCCCGCACACCGGGGCCGAGGTCGGTGAACCAGACGGGGGCGTAGACGAAACCGTGGCCGGGCGCGCCGCCGGTGATCCGGCCGCCCGAATTCACCACCCGCACCACGCCGTTGGCGTCCCCGTTGCCCTGGACCGCCTTGACCGGCAGCAGCCCCGCGTCCGCGTTCAGGGCCGCTCCCACCGCGCCGCGGCCGACGAGGCCGTGGCCGTCGAGGAAGGCGTCGAGAGCGGTCCGGGCCGCGGCGTTCAGGGCGTCGTGGTCCAGCCCCGCGGACACGAACAGCACATCCACCGCCGACCAGTCGAAGCCCGCGTTGAGCACGGCCGTCGACACCGGCGTGACCTCGAAGTCCATCTCCCGCAGCGCGAACAGCTCGCCGGGTGTGACCGCGGCGGCGACCCGGACCCGGGCCAGCGGGGTCCCGCCGGCGGTGCGGGCGGCCTCGAACACGACGCCGTACGTCCGTGCCGCGGCGCCCGCCCGCCGCCGTGCCGAACCCGGCACGATCGCACTGCCGTCCGCCGCCTGCCGGACACGAACCCCTTGCCGGAGCAGGGAGTTGAGCGCGGCGACCTCGGCCGGGTCGGTGAGCGGCAGCCGCAGGTCGCCCCGCGGGGCGACGTGCCCGACGGGCGTCGCGGCACTCACCGGCCGCAGCGCGGCGTACGGCAGGCTCCCGCCCGGCACCGACCGGACGGTGGCGCCCCACAGCCGGCCGAGGCTCCAGCCGGAGATGTCGTACATGACCGAGACCTTGTCGCTGATGTCCCGGCCGTCCGACAGCAGCGCGTTCGCCAGTCCCCGCTTGGGCTGGCGCAGATCGACGACGTAGGAGCCCTCGGCGTACCACCTGCCGTCCAGCCGTACGGGGTGCGTGGCGCGGGTGACGCGGACGTCGTCGGCCAGCAGGTGGTCGACGAGCCGGGCGGCCGCGGTGGCGGAGCGCTGCCCGTCGGCGGGGATCACGTAGGCGCGCGGGAAGTCGGTGGTGTAGACGTCCTCGGGGCCGATGCCGGGGACGCCGGGCACGGTCGCCGCGGACACCGGTACCTGCGCGGCGCCCGCCGCTCCGCGCCGGAAGACCTCGATCTGGTCGGCGACCAGGGCGGTCCCGCGCCGCCGCACGAAGTCGAGCGTGGCCTCCAGGGCCGCGCCCGCCACATCGACGTTGATCGCGGACCGGCGGCGCAGCTCGCTCTCCGGCAGGGTGTCGTAGGAGGCGTTGTTGACCCGCAGCGGGATCTCGACGGTGTGCGCGGCGACCGCGCCGTGGTACGCCGCGTACTGCGGGGTGAAGATGGGCGGCCAGTCGTCCCAGCCCTCCTCCTGGTCGCGGAAGGGGATCTGGGCCGGTGCCACGCCGTCCTTGCCGGGCGTGTACCCGAGGCCGTTGACCGCCGACTCCATGCCGAGTGCGTTGGCGTAGGTGTTCTTCAGGAAGAGGTCGTACTCGTAGTTCTCGCCGTGCGGCGGGGTGGTGGGCTCGATCAGGGTGCCGTTGACGTAGCCGTGCAGGTCGAGCATGACGGCGGGCTGCTTGTCGACCATGATCCGGCGCATCGCGCGGGCCTCCGGCTGGGAGGCGGTGACGAAGTCGCGGTTGAGGTCGAAGCCGCCGGCGTTCGCGCGGGTGCCGGCGATCCGCCCGTCCGGGTTGGCCGTGATGTTGAAGTACAGACGGCTGTGCGCGAGCAGGTCCGCGGTCCGCGCGTCCCGCGCGGTCGCGAGCCGCTCGACCAGTTCCAGGGAGGCGTCCGTGCCCTCCCACTCGTTGCCGTGGATGTTGTTGTTGAAGAAGACGGGCGTCTTGTACCTCGCCTCGACCGCCGGGTCCGCGGCGGCCGCCGCCGGAGCCTTCTCGATCAGCTCGCGCAGCCGGCTCTGCTCCCGGGCCTGACGCACCGTCTCCGGGGCCGTGACGGTGACGAGGTAGAGCCGGTGGCCGCCGGCGGAGCGCCCCGCGACCTCGACGCTGACCCGGTCCCCGAGGCCCTGGAGGGCGTTCAGCCGGGGCGCGATGGCGTGGTACGGGGTCAGGCCCAGCTTGAGCGACTTGTCGGCCGGGTTCACCGGGTCCGGCGCGAGGGTCTGCTCGCGCGGGTAGCCGCGGTGGCCGTCGTCGGTGGAGCGGTCGGACAGGTCGGGGACGCGGGCGGTGAGCGCCTGACGCGCGGTGCTCGCCGGGGACTTGGCGGCCCGCCGGTCGAGGGCGGGGCCCTCGCGCGTGACGGGGTCGTCGTCCGCGCCCGCGGTGGCGGGAGCGGTGAACAGCAGAGAGCCGGCCGTGGTGAGGGCGAGAGCGGCGACCAGCACTGGCCTCGCTGGGGTGGTTCTCGTGGTGCGCACGGGTACCTCCTCCGGGCTTCCTGAGATCGGTACGGCGAGGTGTACCTGTTCGACTCAACCGCAACAAGAGGGTCTTGGTGGCGCCGACGCCCCCCGTTGCCCCGGATGGCGCACGGCTGCCGCCGCGTCACGGCAGACCGGGGAGTGCCGGTCCGCCGCCCCGCGGTGCTCCGGGCAGGCCCGGCGGGCGGGGGCGCGCCTCCGGCACGGGGAGGAGCCGCGGCGCGCCGGCGCGGGCGTCCTGGCAGGCGGGACGCCCGGCGCAGGGTGCGCGAACGCGGCACCGGTCCCGTCGCCGACCCCCGGTCCCCTCGCCGGCTCCCGGCTCCGTCGCCGACTCCGGTCCTCGCCGGCCCCGGTCCCGTCGCGGGTCCCCGACCCCCTCGCCAACTCGCGTGCACAGGCTCCGACATCACCCGGTCTCCGCTCAACACCCGCACAGAACAGTCCGGTTCCGACGCCCGCACGCGACGGGCG
Coding sequences:
- a CDS encoding MarR family winged helix-turn-helix transcriptional regulator — encoded protein: MASPDTTRPDELTLEVVDLIGSVVALYHEEFEEAAGEHRLTGAQAKLLSLLSLEPLPMRKLAHKLKCEPSNVTGIVDRLESRGLAERRPDPGDRRVKLAAATDEGRRVARSMRESLRFAREPLAGLSKEERLTLRDLLRRMMETGSPQDPE
- a CDS encoding NADP-dependent oxidoreductase, whose amino-acid sequence is MSDTPALPAVSREWHLVSRPVGWPKPEDFALVETPMPTPGEGRLLVRNLYLSVDPYMRGRMSAAKSYVAPFELGKVMQGGAVGEVVASDAEGFAVGDHVLHFFGWREYAVVDAQSAVKVDAGAAPLSTYLGVLGMTGLTAYAGLLRTAAFKEGDVVFVSGAAGAVGSQVGQIARLKGASRVIGSAGSDEKVKLLVEEYGFDAAFNYKNGPVAEQLRAAAPDGVDVYFDNVGGDHLEAAIGSLNRGGRIAVCGMISVYNNTEPAPGPRNLARLIQTRGRIEGFLVGDHYDLQPLFVQEVGPWVASGALKYRETVVEGIENNLEAFLGVLRGDNTGKMIVKL
- a CDS encoding organic hydroperoxide resistance protein, which gives rise to MPIQQSDVLYTAVATAENGRDGRVATDDGRLDVVVNPPEEMGGSGTGTNPEQLFAAGYSACFQGALGVVARRAGADVTGSTVTAKVGIGKNADGFGIVVEISAHIPKADAATAQALVEQAHQVCPYSKATRGDITVTLA
- a CDS encoding serine hydrolase domain-containing protein, coding for MTQEIHGTVADGFEEVRAEFAAFVATERHDYEGQLCAYVGGRRVVDLWAGPDGVSADTLYGVFSSTKGAAHIVVALLVQDGTLELDRKVTYYWPEFGAEGKGALTLRELVTHRAGLVGLDAGFTEEELADDRMIAERLADQRPFWRPGTAFGYHALVIGALAGEVVRRATGRTLQEVYEERVRAPYGLAFHLGLPASEEPRFRSVQPMAPTPQQRAVLDAARPGPHSLASIAFNTHVPGAGELEDHANSRTVRAKGPASAGGVAAARGLAGLYAAAISEVDGRPPLLKPDTVAEVGQIHSVGHDLVARAHKTFGLGFQATAESWYPCLGAGAFGHSGAGGSQAFADPRSGLAYGYTRRRCAFPGGAAPENERFVRAVHGAAL
- a CDS encoding M14 family zinc carboxypeptidase gives rise to the protein MRTTRTTPARPVLVAALALTTAGSLLFTAPATAGADDDPVTREGPALDRRAAKSPASTARQALTARVPDLSDRSTDDGHRGYPREQTLAPDPVNPADKSLKLGLTPYHAIAPRLNALQGLGDRVSVEVAGRSAGGHRLYLVTVTAPETVRQAREQSRLRELIEKAPAAAAADPAVEARYKTPVFFNNNIHGNEWEGTDASLELVERLATARDARTADLLAHSRLYFNITANPDGRIAGTRANAGGFDLNRDFVTASQPEARAMRRIMVDKQPAVMLDLHGYVNGTLIEPTTPPHGENYEYDLFLKNTYANALGMESAVNGLGYTPGKDGVAPAQIPFRDQEEGWDDWPPIFTPQYAAYHGAVAAHTVEIPLRVNNASYDTLPESELRRRSAINVDVAGAALEATLDFVRRRGTALVADQIEVFRRGAAGAAQVPVSAATVPGVPGIGPEDVYTTDFPRAYVIPADGQRSATAAARLVDHLLADDVRVTRATHPVRLDGRWYAEGSYVVDLRQPKRGLANALLSDGRDISDKVSVMYDISGWSLGRLWGATVRSVPGGSLPYAALRPVSAATPVGHVAPRGDLRLPLTDPAEVAALNSLLRQGVRVRQAADGSAIVPGSARRRAGAAARTYGVVFEAARTAGGTPLARVRVAAAVTPGELFALREMDFEVTPVSTAVLNAGFDWSAVDVLFVSAGLDHDALNAAARTALDAFLDGHGLVGRGAVGAALNADAGLLPVKAVQGNGDANGVVRVVNSGGRITGGAPGHGFVYAPVWFTDLGPGVRADQSYATGKPLVSGHWRPLPDGTGGPGAAAGRASVVSGRHAVLFGTEPLFRAHPKGEFPQIGRALFTMATM